In one window of Desulforhabdus amnigena DNA:
- a CDS encoding ERCC4 domain-containing protein, producing MKVLCDTREQRPFSFKRFPGTIVERTGLKTGDYSLHGYQDRVAIERKELNDLIQCLMPPNRARFERELCRAQSLECFAVVVEASMDDVRQGRYMSQMRPHSVLQSIAAFSVRYRVPFIWCGSRAGAEYLTFSLLEKFQAEDEKRTGRLEKGTA from the coding sequence ATGAAAGTCTTATGCGACACCAGGGAACAACGGCCGTTTTCCTTCAAACGCTTTCCGGGGACCATCGTGGAGCGGACCGGGTTGAAGACCGGCGACTACTCGCTTCACGGATATCAGGATCGTGTGGCGATTGAACGGAAGGAACTGAACGACCTGATCCAATGTCTCATGCCTCCAAACAGGGCGCGCTTTGAGCGGGAGCTTTGTCGGGCGCAATCACTGGAATGCTTCGCGGTTGTGGTGGAGGCGAGCATGGACGACGTGCGCCAGGGCCGATACATGAGCCAGATGAGGCCGCACAGCGTCCTTCAATCAATCGCGGCGTTTTCGGTGAGGTATCGCGTCCCCTTCATTTGGTGCGGCAGCCGGGCCGGGGCGGAATACTTGACCTTTTCCCTCCTGGAGAAGTTTCAAGCCGAGGACGAAAAGCGCACCGGAAGACTTGAGAAAGGAACGGCATGA